One Phycisphaeraceae bacterium DNA window includes the following coding sequences:
- a CDS encoding glycosyltransferase family 2 protein: MHHAVIVTTYNRPDALGAVLAGLLVQRGAPSFEVHVADDGSGEATRRLVDSFAPRFEGRLHHVWHPDEGFRAGAIRNRAAAGSSADRLIFLDGDCIPRPHFVAGHAAAATQGTLARGSRALLTQAFSERVLRDSLPVHTWGGLAWLRARLRGDVNRWRGLAHTPWSMAAGPSSSEWRSVRSCNLAIWRSDFERVNGFDERFVGWGYEDSDLAIRLINAGVRVRRAGGATTVLHLWHHEHDRRFEGENLERLEATRKRGTTRAEIGLSEAAVRGVHA; encoded by the coding sequence ATGCATCACGCGGTGATCGTGACGACCTACAACCGACCCGATGCGCTCGGTGCGGTGCTTGCCGGTCTGCTCGTGCAGCGCGGGGCCCCTTCCTTCGAGGTACATGTCGCCGATGACGGCAGTGGCGAGGCGACGCGCCGCCTGGTCGACTCATTCGCGCCACGGTTCGAGGGGCGACTCCATCATGTCTGGCATCCCGACGAGGGCTTCCGCGCTGGCGCGATCCGCAATCGCGCCGCAGCAGGCAGCTCCGCCGATCGGCTCATCTTCCTTGACGGTGACTGCATTCCGAGACCGCACTTCGTGGCAGGTCACGCCGCTGCCGCGACGCAGGGCACGCTCGCGCGCGGAAGCCGAGCACTGCTGACACAGGCCTTTTCGGAGCGCGTGTTGCGCGACTCCCTGCCGGTTCACACCTGGGGTGGATTGGCCTGGCTGCGCGCCAGACTGCGTGGCGATGTGAATCGATGGCGTGGCCTTGCGCACACCCCGTGGTCGATGGCTGCCGGGCCTTCATCAAGCGAGTGGCGCAGCGTGCGAAGCTGCAATCTCGCCATCTGGCGGAGTGACTTCGAGCGGGTGAACGGCTTTGACGAGCGCTTCGTCGGCTGGGGCTACGAAGATAGCGACCTCGCCATTCGCCTCATCAACGCCGGCGTGCGGGTGCGACGGGCCGGGGGCGCCACCACCGTGCTTCATCTCTGGCACCACGAACATGACCGGCGCTTCGAGGGAGAGAACCTGGAGCGACTTGAAGCCACACGGAAACGGGGTACGACGCGCGCGGAGATCGGCCTGAGCGAGGCGGCCGTACGGGGGGTTCATGCCTGA
- a CDS encoding glycosyltransferase family 4 protein, producing the protein MRFCLIGKNPEYVLAYRGSLIRAAQARGHEVHALTAERAVQAGDDPEGRLAQARTRLTNTGVTLHTVPMDGGGTNPLRDLATRRAMLSELRSLRPSAVLCYNPKPVAYGPVAARRAGVARVGAMVTGLGYAFTGSGLKRRLIRAVAARLYRKAFKACDVVFFQNRDDLELFTRLGVVPSVRASGSAAGHAPRIELVAGSGVDLERFAQAPLPDPPTVHFVMVARLLRDKGAYEFVDAARLVRADAPKCTFTLVGGIDDNPTAVSKRDLDEWRREGVIALPGEVDDVRDALRSATVFVLPSHREGTSKVMLEAMAIGRAVITTDAVGCREPIEPNRNGMLVPVGDARALAQAMRTLAQNRPLVESMGRESRRIAEERFDARRVDDAILDALGL; encoded by the coding sequence ATGCGATTCTGCCTCATTGGGAAGAACCCTGAGTATGTGCTGGCCTATCGGGGATCGCTGATTCGAGCTGCGCAGGCGCGCGGACACGAGGTTCATGCGCTGACCGCAGAGCGGGCGGTTCAGGCGGGCGACGATCCCGAGGGTCGCCTCGCCCAGGCGCGCACGCGCCTTACCAATACAGGCGTCACCCTCCACACCGTTCCGATGGATGGCGGTGGCACGAACCCGCTGCGAGACTTGGCCACGCGCCGTGCCATGCTCAGCGAGCTTCGATCGCTTCGTCCGAGCGCGGTGCTTTGCTACAACCCGAAGCCCGTGGCGTATGGCCCAGTTGCCGCGCGGCGTGCAGGAGTTGCACGCGTCGGGGCGATGGTGACTGGACTCGGCTATGCCTTCACGGGGAGTGGGCTGAAGCGCCGGCTTATCCGGGCCGTCGCCGCGCGCCTCTATCGCAAGGCGTTCAAGGCGTGCGATGTCGTCTTCTTCCAGAACCGCGATGATCTCGAACTCTTCACCCGCCTTGGCGTGGTGCCATCGGTCCGCGCGTCGGGGAGCGCCGCGGGTCATGCGCCTCGAATCGAGCTTGTGGCGGGTTCGGGTGTCGACCTTGAGCGCTTCGCCCAGGCGCCGCTTCCCGATCCGCCGACTGTGCACTTCGTGATGGTGGCCCGGCTCCTGCGCGACAAGGGCGCCTACGAGTTCGTGGACGCCGCACGACTCGTGCGAGCCGATGCTCCGAAGTGCACCTTCACGCTCGTGGGCGGGATCGATGACAACCCGACCGCCGTGTCGAAGCGCGACCTCGACGAGTGGCGCCGGGAGGGCGTGATCGCTCTTCCAGGCGAAGTCGACGATGTCCGCGACGCACTGCGCTCGGCCACCGTCTTCGTTCTTCCCTCGCATCGTGAAGGCACCAGCAAGGTGATGCTCGAAGCCATGGCGATCGGCCGGGCGGTGATCACCACCGACGCGGTCGGTTGCCGCGAACCGATCGAGCCGAACCGCAACGGCATGCTCGTGCCCGTGGGCGATGCCCGCGCCCTCGCCCAGGCCATGCGCACCCTCGCGCAGAATCGGCCTCTCGTGGAGTCCATGGGCCGTGAGAGCCGACGAATTGCGGAAGAGCGCTTCGACGCCCGCCGCGTGGATGACGCGATTCTCGACGCTCTGGGGCTCTGA
- a CDS encoding glycoside hydrolase family 57 protein: MASVCFYFQVHQPYRLRRYSVFDSDPFYFDNEANERILRKVADKCYRPATQKILDLVRRHEGRFRVSYSITTTALDQLRAWAPDVIEIFQRLGDTGACEFLGETSHHSLSFLFSRDEFSEQVRMHDETIRQLFGQTPRVFRNTELIFNNELAGHIAWMGQHRAVICEGVERLLGFRSPNYVYVPPPDATPAGHSPVRLLLKNHRLSDDIAFRFGQRSWKEWPLTAEKFAQWVNLINGDGFVCNLFMDYETLGEHQWADTGIFEFLDALPEKVFDVNPGHNDFLTPSQVIDCYKPIGEYSSEKFISWADTERDLSAWLGNPLQDNAVAELYKLEAPVKAKHAAGDPYILEDWRKLTTSDHLYYMCTKYWADGDVHKYFSPYDSPYDAYINFMSVIDNLRVRAEG, encoded by the coding sequence ATGGCCTCGGTGTGCTTCTACTTCCAGGTCCACCAGCCCTATCGATTGCGGCGTTACTCCGTCTTCGACAGCGATCCCTTCTACTTCGACAACGAAGCGAACGAGCGGATCCTTCGCAAGGTGGCGGACAAGTGCTATCGCCCGGCCACGCAGAAGATTCTCGATCTGGTGCGGCGCCATGAAGGGCGCTTTCGCGTCAGTTACTCGATCACGACCACCGCGCTCGACCAGCTTCGCGCGTGGGCGCCGGATGTCATCGAGATCTTCCAGAGGCTTGGCGACACGGGGGCGTGCGAGTTTCTGGGCGAGACGAGTCATCACAGCCTGAGCTTTCTCTTCTCTCGCGACGAGTTCAGCGAGCAGGTTCGGATGCACGACGAGACGATCCGCCAGCTCTTCGGCCAGACGCCGCGCGTCTTCAGGAACACGGAGCTCATCTTCAACAATGAGCTTGCTGGCCACATCGCGTGGATGGGGCAGCACCGCGCCGTCATCTGCGAAGGCGTGGAGCGGCTCCTCGGCTTCCGCAGCCCGAACTATGTCTATGTGCCGCCGCCCGATGCAACGCCCGCCGGGCACTCGCCAGTGCGGTTGCTGCTCAAGAACCATCGCCTCAGTGATGACATCGCATTCCGCTTCGGGCAGCGCTCATGGAAGGAGTGGCCGCTGACGGCGGAGAAGTTCGCGCAGTGGGTCAACCTCATCAACGGCGACGGCTTCGTCTGCAATCTCTTCATGGACTACGAGACGCTCGGAGAGCACCAGTGGGCCGACACGGGCATCTTCGAGTTTCTCGACGCCCTGCCGGAGAAGGTCTTCGATGTGAACCCGGGTCACAACGACTTCTTGACGCCGAGTCAGGTGATCGACTGCTACAAGCCCATCGGTGAGTACAGCTCGGAGAAGTTCATCAGCTGGGCCGACACGGAGCGAGATCTCTCCGCATGGCTGGGCAATCCGCTTCAGGACAACGCGGTGGCGGAGCTCTACAAGCTCGAAGCGCCGGTGAAGGCGAAGCATGCGGCGGGTGATCCGTACATCCTCGAGGATTGGCGGAAGCTCACCACCAGCGATCACCTCTACTACATGTGCACCAAGTACTGGGCCGATGGTGATGTGCACAAGTACTTCTCCCCCTACGACAGCCCGTACGACGCGTACATCAACTTCATGAGCGTCATCGACAACCTCCGCGTGCGCGCCGAGGGGTGA
- the pyrE gene encoding orotate phosphoribosyltransferase, translating into MTADRVDRGALARRIADASLLRGTFTLRSGRTSSFYLDKYLFSTQPEILRNLALLFAARLPAGTVRIAGAELGGIPLVSATSLACDLPCVFVRNAKKDYGTAKQLEGAIRAGDRMVLLEDVATTGGQALEAVEVLRGAGAIVTHVIATIDRLEGARENVERAGLTFDALFTVRDLGISAE; encoded by the coding sequence ATGACGGCCGATCGAGTCGATCGCGGCGCGCTCGCCCGGCGGATCGCCGACGCATCGCTCCTTCGCGGAACCTTCACACTGCGGAGCGGCCGAACCAGCAGCTTTTACCTCGACAAGTACCTCTTCTCCACGCAGCCGGAGATCCTGCGCAACCTTGCGCTCCTCTTTGCCGCGCGCCTTCCCGCGGGCACGGTGAGGATCGCGGGTGCCGAACTTGGTGGCATTCCGCTCGTCAGCGCGACGAGCCTTGCGTGTGACCTGCCATGTGTTTTCGTACGGAACGCGAAGAAGGACTATGGCACGGCGAAGCAACTTGAGGGGGCCATCCGCGCCGGCGATCGCATGGTGCTGCTCGAGGATGTCGCTACCACCGGTGGCCAGGCGCTCGAGGCGGTTGAGGTGCTTCGCGGCGCGGGCGCGATCGTCACGCATGTGATCGCGACGATCGATCGCCTCGAGGGCGCTCGCGAGAATGTCGAACGGGCCGGGCTCACCTTCGACGCCCTCTTCACGGTCCGTGATCTCGGCATTTCGGCCGAGTGA
- a CDS encoding O-antigen ligase family protein — protein sequence MGVIPPALQGRGRRAMDREWASVLSACERRDPAGHAVHLASGLLFMAVLPLGTAPGNIMSAVLLGIFLARWRVTLPLLRPLLGWTPTPVVIALVAWLALSITWSHEPDRGVHLLGSLRVFLLPMVLAPLLLRSHWLAGALLGGITLQALVQCGEYALHRGAWNYDGMARFGGFTSDPGKAGLWDAIGVCGGAAMALSMGARPAALGLVLMMVNLLGAVASGTRRQLAALALVLPALLGWALIMLPERRARVVILVVVGAIASLAAWPFMGPSIAVRLRQTTEQLRGPVESAHEGAPPTGQSDARDASDSAFAPGAAERSPDAAPGAIPPPPMGGIVHYDLRSYYWSAVLDGFREHPWRGLGLGSAATAIREARLRPEMEAWLRVVIDREYADRTADENEHDLRSRLNSSHPHSTWLQLLAEGGVIGLLLGVLAWLLAWASVLTRTIVTRGRDPLPLASAAAILLWAIGAIFDASINSTSLGSVVVLAMLGALGSPTGHAQRALRING from the coding sequence ATGGGTGTGATTCCCCCGGCCTTGCAAGGGCGCGGCCGCCGCGCGATGGACCGCGAATGGGCGAGCGTGCTCTCGGCCTGCGAACGGCGCGATCCTGCGGGGCATGCGGTGCATCTGGCCTCGGGGCTTCTCTTCATGGCGGTGCTTCCACTGGGGACCGCGCCGGGCAACATCATGTCTGCCGTGTTGCTTGGAATCTTCCTCGCGCGGTGGCGAGTGACGCTGCCGCTCTTGCGCCCTCTCCTCGGCTGGACGCCGACGCCCGTGGTGATCGCGCTCGTCGCGTGGCTAGCCCTCTCCATCACATGGAGTCACGAGCCTGATCGGGGTGTTCACCTGCTGGGTTCGCTGCGAGTCTTCCTGCTGCCGATGGTGCTCGCGCCGCTGCTTCTTCGATCACATTGGCTGGCGGGTGCGTTGCTCGGCGGCATCACGCTTCAAGCGCTCGTGCAGTGCGGCGAGTATGCGCTCCACCGAGGCGCATGGAACTATGACGGCATGGCCCGTTTCGGCGGGTTCACGAGTGATCCGGGCAAGGCGGGACTATGGGATGCCATCGGTGTCTGCGGCGGTGCAGCCATGGCGCTGTCGATGGGAGCGCGGCCGGCCGCGCTTGGCCTCGTCCTGATGATGGTGAACCTGCTTGGCGCCGTCGCCAGCGGCACGCGACGCCAGCTCGCCGCGCTCGCGCTCGTGCTGCCCGCGCTCCTAGGCTGGGCGCTCATCATGCTGCCGGAGCGGCGGGCTCGCGTGGTCATCCTCGTGGTCGTGGGCGCGATCGCCTCACTTGCCGCGTGGCCCTTCATGGGTCCCTCGATCGCCGTCCGCCTGCGACAGACGACGGAGCAATTGCGCGGGCCGGTCGAATCGGCGCATGAAGGCGCGCCGCCAACAGGCCAATCGGATGCCCGCGATGCATCGGACAGCGCCTTCGCACCAGGCGCCGCCGAGCGATCTCCCGATGCCGCACCTGGAGCGATCCCTCCGCCCCCGATGGGAGGCATCGTGCACTACGACCTTCGCAGCTACTACTGGAGCGCCGTCCTTGACGGCTTCCGCGAGCATCCGTGGCGCGGGCTCGGACTGGGCAGCGCCGCCACCGCCATCCGCGAAGCGCGCCTTCGGCCCGAGATGGAGGCGTGGCTTCGCGTCGTGATCGACCGCGAGTATGCCGATCGCACGGCGGATGAGAACGAGCACGATCTTCGCTCCCGTCTCAACAGCAGCCATCCGCATTCGACCTGGCTGCAACTGCTCGCCGAGGGCGGAGTCATCGGTCTCCTTCTCGGGGTTCTGGCGTGGCTGCTGGCATGGGCATCCGTGCTCACGCGGACCATCGTGACACGAGGCCGCGATCCCCTGCCACTCGCGAGCGCCGCCGCCATTCTCCTCTGGGCGATCGGCGCCATCTTCGATGCCTCGATCAACTCGACGAGTCTCGGCTCCGTGGTGGTGCTTGCCATGCTCGGCGCCCTCGGATCGCCGACCGGACATGCCCAACGAGCCCTTCGTATCAACGGTTGA
- a CDS encoding sugar transferase: MTLKPVNPLALQSRATDAPLVRALWYLLGVTAMVGLATAAAYDITLDRWIGQAWVMIVASVAAFLVAGFFIDRAMRYPGTRSGFTVVPIVIVCFLSLSGLLLASRSYYSRSYVAVAFAVTLLWALLRFYARRKDRSMVLAVVPAGDTTMLSQVPHVTFMHLHEPTVDPLMSRNGRDRARLDGVVADLHAPLDASWTRFLADCAMRQLPVYHAASVYEAATGRVSLTHFSEIHLSNAEPPPLFGPLKRLMDIGLCLLILPVALPLMILSALAIRLDSKGPALFWQPRVGQGGRVFRMVKFRTMRHEPQDNTARFAARGDDRITRVGRFLRSTRLDELPQLWNILKGDMSLVGPRPEQVAFVQQFEREIPFYGLRHFVRPGVTGWAQIGSGYASDVKGTIEKLEHDFYYIKYRSIALDIYILYRTVKTVATGSGAR; the protein is encoded by the coding sequence GTGACGCTCAAGCCCGTCAATCCGCTTGCGTTGCAGAGCCGTGCCACCGATGCGCCGCTGGTCCGGGCGCTCTGGTACCTCCTCGGCGTGACCGCCATGGTGGGCCTCGCCACGGCGGCGGCGTATGACATCACGCTCGACCGCTGGATCGGGCAGGCATGGGTCATGATCGTCGCCTCCGTTGCGGCATTTCTTGTCGCCGGCTTCTTCATCGACCGCGCCATGCGGTACCCGGGCACGCGAAGCGGTTTCACGGTGGTGCCCATCGTCATCGTCTGCTTCCTCTCGCTCTCGGGCCTCCTCCTTGCGTCGCGCTCCTACTACTCGCGCTCCTATGTCGCCGTGGCATTCGCGGTGACACTCCTCTGGGCGCTGCTTCGCTTCTATGCGCGGAGGAAGGATCGATCGATGGTGCTGGCCGTCGTGCCCGCCGGTGACACCACCATGCTCTCGCAGGTGCCGCATGTGACCTTCATGCACCTTCATGAGCCGACCGTCGATCCGCTCATGTCGCGCAACGGACGCGATCGAGCTCGTCTCGATGGGGTGGTGGCGGATCTGCACGCGCCGCTTGACGCCTCATGGACCCGATTCCTCGCCGACTGCGCCATGCGGCAACTCCCCGTCTATCACGCCGCCAGCGTCTATGAGGCGGCGACGGGGCGCGTCTCACTCACCCACTTCAGCGAGATTCACCTTTCGAACGCCGAGCCTCCACCGCTCTTCGGGCCGCTCAAGCGACTCATGGACATCGGGCTCTGCCTGCTGATTCTGCCTGTGGCGCTCCCGTTGATGATCCTCTCGGCTCTCGCCATCAGGCTCGACTCGAAGGGGCCGGCGCTCTTCTGGCAGCCGCGCGTGGGCCAGGGTGGGCGAGTCTTCCGCATGGTCAAGTTCAGGACCATGCGCCACGAGCCGCAGGACAACACTGCTCGCTTCGCCGCGCGGGGCGATGATCGAATCACGCGGGTGGGGCGCTTCCTGCGCTCCACGCGACTCGATGAGCTTCCGCAACTCTGGAACATCCTGAAGGGCGACATGAGCCTCGTCGGCCCGCGGCCGGAGCAGGTCGCCTTCGTGCAGCAGTTCGAAAGGGAGATCCCCTTCTATGGCCTTCGCCACTTCGTGCGTCCCGGTGTGACCGGCTGGGCGCAGATCGGCTCGGGCTATGCGAGCGATGTCAAGGGCACCATCGAGAAGCTGGAGCACGACTTCTACTACATCAAGTACCGCTCCATCGCGCTCGACATCTACATCCTGTATCGCACCGTGAAGACCGTCGCCACCGGATCGGGTGCTCGCTGA